AGACGGGGTTCGTGTCTCGGCGGCATAGACATGATTTGCGGAGTTAAGGAAACAACCCATTAGGATAAACCCACTGCACAATGAGCCAATCACGAAAATCTAATAGGAAACGTAAGAATACGTCTCCTGTAGATCCGCTGGACAAAAAGACCTTGCAGCCGGCTGAAGGACGAGGACAGCAATCGAGGGCCGTAATTCGCGATATTCTGTTCGGACTCTTAGTCTGCCTCGTTTTTTTTGCGGTCCTGGAGGCCATCCTTCGCGTCTGGGATCTTCCTACCATGGACCCGGCGGAAGACCCCTATGTGGGATTCTCGGCTACCAAGCCACTTTATGAGGTCAAGGAGGGGATTGCGTCCACAGCGGACTACAAGCTCAAAGCCTTCAATCAGGCATCCTTTTCAGTGCCGAAACGACCCAATACCATGCGGGTTTTCTGCTTTGGCGGCTCTACAACGTATGGTCACCCCTTCGATGCAAGATCTTCGTTTTCAAGATGGCTGGAGGACTTACTCAAGGCGTCGTCTCCCGAGAAGAATTTCGAAGTGATCAACGCGGGAGGAATTTCATACGCTTCTTATCGCATTGTTCCGCTCATCAAGGAGACATTGCAGTACGAACCCGATCTGATGGTGATTTACACCGGCCACAACGAGTTCCTGGAACGCAGGACTTATTCGGGGTTGTTCGAGCAAGGTGGCTCTCTTGTCAGCCTGAGATCGTTGTTGGAGGATTTGAGGATCTATCAGGCGCTGAAGAGACTCATCGTTCCACTTTTGCCCGCGGGTGCGAAAGACAAAGCAGCGGCCAAACCTGAAAAATCAGTGCTTAAGGAGGAAGCCACTACCCTCCTGGATCGGAGCGCGGGAACAGAGCTTTACCATCGCGATGAACAGTTTTCTCGGGGGGTGGTGCAGCATTTCGCGCACAATCTGCGAGCCATGATATTGCTCTGCCGGAAGGCTGGCGTGCCGGTTGTCGTAGTTCAACCGCCCTCGAACATCAAGGACTTTTCACCGTTTAAATCCGAGCATTCCGCGGGATTGGGCTCCGCGGACAAAAGGCAAGTTACCCGGCGCCTTTCTCAAGCATCTCAACTGGTGACAGAGAAGCATTTTCAGGAGGCGCTCTCCGTAACCGAGGAGGCTCTGGTCAGAGACCCTTTGTACGCGGAAAGCTACTATTGGAAGGGGAAGGCCTTGCTCGGACTTGGCCGCGCGGCCGACGCTAAGGCGAACTTCGTCAAAGCTAGGGATCTCGATGTGTGCCCGCTGCGGTGCATTTCGGACATCGACGAGCAGATCGTCACGATCGCTCGCCAGGAAGAGGTTGTCTTCATACCCTTCGCGGAAGCACTGGAGCGGAAGGCATCCGAACTCGGTGATAGGACGGGCATTCCCGGCAATGAGTGTTTCCTCGATCACGTACACCCGACGATTGAGCTGCATCAATTGTTGGCGGAAACCATCGTGGACACGCTTGCGGAAAAGGGCTTGTTCAAGCCGTCGAAGAAGCTAACCCCGGACGAGCGGCAGGCCGTATACACGCGAGCAATGAACTCTCTCGATACTAGTTTCTTTGCCCTGCGGGACTTGAACCTTGCCAAGACGCTTCGATGGGCAGGCAAGAAAGCTGAAGCCAGAGCTGCTCTTCAACGAGTGGCTCAGCAACTGCCGGACGACGTGGAAGTACACAAAATGATGGGTAGTTATCTGCTCGATGACGGCAAGTACGATCAGGCCGTTGGCGAATACGAGAAAGCAGCAGAGCTTTCGGGTAACGAAACCGAGATGATGTTTGGTCTTGCCACCGCGTACCATCGTGCAGGGAAGAAGAAAGAAGCTGAAGCAACCTATGAGCGTTTGCGCAGCACTGAAATGGGGATGGCCGAGGCCGACGCCAATCTGGCAATGATTCACCTCGAAGGGGGCCGCACAGAGCAGGCCCTGGCATTGCTTGGTTCCGCTCTGAAAAAACACGCGGAAGCAGAACCGTTGTTGGCGCCGTACGCTCTAGCTCTTGTCATGTCGGGGAAGACTAACGAGGCTATCCCCTGGATGATACGAGCGGTCAACGCCGAGCCCGGAAACGCCAACCATCTGTACAACCTCGCGGGGATGTATGCGCTGGCCGGAAATAGGAATGAGGCGATAAGATACCTGGACGAGGCGGTTCAAAAAGGGTATGCCAACCCAGAAAAGGCAGGTCGCGACCCGGTGTTCGCAACCATCCGAGACCTGCCGGAATTCCGGGCAATCCTCGAACGGATGAACTAATCGCGCTTTAACCATCACGCATTCCGGGAATTAGCCTTTGCCTGGTAGGCCGGTATTCTTTATCAAGAATACAAGCGGCAGGAGCGCTACCTATGAAAACAGAATTAGTAGAACGCCTTATTGAAATCTGCGGCGCGGAAAACATTTTGCACTCGCCCGAGGCCATTGAACTGTATTCCCGGTGTACGATTCCATGGTCCCGGACCTGCGGCGCAGTTGCCCTGCCTGAAAGCGTCGAACAAGTCTCCTGCATTGTTAGACTCTGCAATGAGTTTAAAATCCCACTCTGGGCCTTCAGCCGCGGACACAACTGGGGCTACGGGACCGTGCTTGCTCTGCAAGAAGGGGCCTTGATAGTCATTCTCCGCAGAATGAACCGTATTCACGAGGTCAATGAAGAGCTTTGCTACGCGGTTATTGAACCCGGCGTGAGTCAAGGGCAGCTCAACGAGCATCTTAAAAGCCGAGGGTCCGGGTTGTGGATAGATTCTACGGACTCATCGCCGGACGGAAGTCTCATCGGCAATGCCCTGGATAAAGGCGTTGGATACACACCGTACGGGGACCACTTCGGCAATCTGTGTGGAATGGAAGTTGTCCTCCCTAGCGGAGAAATCATCACCACCGGAGGCCTGCCCGAACATTGCCCCACCCGGCACACTTATAAATGGGGCGTGGGGCCTTTTGTTGAGGGTCTGTTCGCTCA
This Desulfomonile tiedjei DNA region includes the following protein-coding sequences:
- a CDS encoding tetratricopeptide repeat protein — its product is MSQSRKSNRKRKNTSPVDPLDKKTLQPAEGRGQQSRAVIRDILFGLLVCLVFFAVLEAILRVWDLPTMDPAEDPYVGFSATKPLYEVKEGIASTADYKLKAFNQASFSVPKRPNTMRVFCFGGSTTYGHPFDARSSFSRWLEDLLKASSPEKNFEVINAGGISYASYRIVPLIKETLQYEPDLMVIYTGHNEFLERRTYSGLFEQGGSLVSLRSLLEDLRIYQALKRLIVPLLPAGAKDKAAAKPEKSVLKEEATTLLDRSAGTELYHRDEQFSRGVVQHFAHNLRAMILLCRKAGVPVVVVQPPSNIKDFSPFKSEHSAGLGSADKRQVTRRLSQASQLVTEKHFQEALSVTEEALVRDPLYAESYYWKGKALLGLGRAADAKANFVKARDLDVCPLRCISDIDEQIVTIARQEEVVFIPFAEALERKASELGDRTGIPGNECFLDHVHPTIELHQLLAETIVDTLAEKGLFKPSKKLTPDERQAVYTRAMNSLDTSFFALRDLNLAKTLRWAGKKAEARAALQRVAQQLPDDVEVHKMMGSYLLDDGKYDQAVGEYEKAAELSGNETEMMFGLATAYHRAGKKKEAEATYERLRSTEMGMAEADANLAMIHLEGGRTEQALALLGSALKKHAEAEPLLAPYALALVMSGKTNEAIPWMIRAVNAEPGNANHLYNLAGMYALAGNRNEAIRYLDEAVQKGYANPEKAGRDPVFATIRDLPEFRAILERMN